The proteins below come from a single Streptomyces sp. B3I8 genomic window:
- a CDS encoding ROK family protein produces the protein MKHVLALDVGGTGMKAALVGVEGELLHRARRPTGRERGPEAVTAAVLDFAAELRAHGLAEFGEPAAAAGVAVPGIVDDDRGVAVYSANLGWRDVPLRALLSERLGGAPVALGHDVRTGGLAEGRIGAGRGADRFLFVPLGTGIAGAIGIDGRVEAGAHGFAGEIGHVVVRPGGVDCPCGQRGCLERYASAAAVGQAWATACGDPEADAADCARAVAAGDARAAEVWQGAVDALADGLVTAFTLLDPRTLIIGGGLAEAGPTLFDPLREALRARVTFQKLPTVVPAGLGDNAGCLGAGLLAWDLHATGARPPADPGPAPLVPPVRDTTDSSEVTT, from the coding sequence GTGAAACACGTCCTCGCCCTCGATGTGGGCGGCACCGGTATGAAGGCCGCCCTGGTAGGGGTGGAAGGCGAGTTGCTCCACCGCGCACGTCGGCCCACCGGCCGCGAACGGGGCCCCGAGGCGGTGACGGCGGCGGTCCTCGACTTCGCCGCCGAACTGCGCGCCCACGGCCTCGCCGAGTTCGGCGAACCGGCCGCCGCGGCCGGTGTCGCCGTCCCCGGCATCGTCGACGACGACCGGGGCGTGGCCGTCTACTCGGCCAACCTGGGCTGGCGCGACGTACCGTTGCGCGCCCTCCTGAGCGAACGGCTCGGCGGCGCCCCCGTCGCCCTCGGCCACGACGTGCGCACCGGCGGCCTCGCCGAAGGCCGCATCGGCGCCGGCCGGGGTGCCGACCGCTTCCTGTTCGTGCCGCTGGGCACCGGCATCGCGGGCGCCATCGGCATCGACGGCCGGGTCGAGGCGGGCGCGCACGGTTTCGCCGGCGAGATCGGCCATGTCGTCGTACGCCCCGGCGGCGTCGACTGTCCCTGCGGGCAGCGCGGTTGTCTGGAGCGGTACGCCTCCGCCGCCGCCGTCGGCCAGGCCTGGGCCACCGCCTGCGGCGACCCGGAGGCGGACGCGGCGGACTGCGCCCGGGCCGTGGCCGCCGGGGACGCACGGGCGGCGGAGGTCTGGCAGGGGGCCGTCGACGCGCTCGCCGACGGTCTGGTCACCGCCTTCACCCTCCTCGACCCGCGCACCCTGATCATCGGTGGCGGGCTCGCGGAGGCCGGACCCACGCTGTTCGACCCGCTGCGCGAGGCGCTGCGCGCCCGGGTCACCTTCCAGAAGCTGCCGACCGTCGTGCCCGCCGGCCTCGGCGACAACGCCGGCTGTCTGGGCGCGGGCCTACTCGCCTGGGACCTGCACGCCACCGGCGCGCGTCCCCCCGCGGACCCCGGCCCCGCCCCCCTCGTTCCCCCCGTCCGCGACACCACTGACTCCTCGGAGGTAACCACCTGA
- a CDS encoding extracellular solute-binding protein, with product MTVLGAAITALGMTATLAGCGGPGGSGDVTLKLVAADYGDSAANSSKKYWDELAGAYEDEHPGVKVDVSVYSWNDVDSKVKQMVDRGDAPDLAQIGAYADYAAAGKLYRVSDLLSIPVQADFVPELSRAGEVDRVQYGMPFAASTRLLFYNKKLFAKAGISRPPETWNQLAADAHALRTAGVSTPYALPLGPEEAQAETLQWLLSGGGDYTDSIGDYDLDSVENVATFSWLKDELVGKGLTGPVPPAKLNRADAFAAFARGEVGMLNGHPTLMKTARAKGLDFGMVPMPVNGSGSGSGSGNGDEGADGRDRPSMGVADWMMAFRQPGHREQVGDFLDFVYSKKNVLAFSREYDLLPATTSASADMASSPKDADLAPFLEQLAGAELYPVGKTSWATVSAELKKQIGTAVSEEGSSAGVLGQLQRTAMREDATG from the coding sequence ATGACGGTACTGGGCGCGGCGATCACCGCACTGGGGATGACGGCGACCCTCGCCGGCTGCGGGGGTCCGGGCGGCTCCGGGGACGTGACCCTGAAACTGGTCGCCGCCGACTACGGCGACTCGGCGGCCAACTCGTCGAAGAAGTACTGGGACGAGCTGGCCGGCGCGTACGAGGACGAGCACCCCGGCGTGAAGGTCGACGTCAGCGTCTACTCGTGGAACGACGTGGACAGCAAGGTCAAGCAGATGGTCGACCGGGGCGACGCCCCCGACCTGGCGCAGATCGGCGCCTACGCCGACTACGCGGCCGCCGGCAAGCTCTACCGCGTCTCCGACCTGCTCTCCATTCCTGTCCAGGCCGACTTCGTGCCGGAACTGAGCAGGGCGGGCGAGGTGGACCGGGTGCAGTACGGCATGCCGTTCGCGGCCTCCACCCGGCTGCTGTTCTACAACAAGAAGCTGTTCGCCAAGGCCGGGATCAGCCGGCCGCCCGAGACCTGGAACCAACTGGCCGCCGACGCGCACGCGTTGAGGACGGCCGGGGTCAGCACGCCGTACGCGCTGCCGCTGGGACCGGAGGAGGCGCAGGCCGAGACCCTGCAGTGGCTGCTCAGCGGCGGGGGCGACTACACCGACAGCATCGGCGACTACGACCTGGACTCGGTGGAGAACGTCGCGACGTTCTCCTGGTTGAAGGACGAACTCGTCGGCAAGGGCCTCACCGGACCCGTCCCGCCCGCGAAGCTGAACCGCGCGGACGCGTTCGCCGCGTTCGCGCGCGGCGAGGTCGGGATGCTCAACGGGCATCCCACGCTGATGAAGACGGCACGGGCCAAGGGCCTGGACTTCGGCATGGTGCCGATGCCCGTGAACGGCAGCGGGAGCGGGAGCGGGAGCGGGAACGGCGACGAGGGCGCGGACGGCCGGGACCGGCCGTCGATGGGCGTCGCCGACTGGATGATGGCCTTCCGGCAGCCCGGCCACCGCGAGCAGGTCGGGGACTTCCTCGACTTCGTCTACAGCAAGAAGAACGTACTGGCGTTCTCGCGCGAGTACGACCTGCTGCCGGCGACGACGTCCGCCTCCGCGGACATGGCCTCCTCCCCGAAGGACGCCGACCTCGCGCCGTTCCTGGAGCAGCTCGCCGGGGCGGAGCTGTATCCGGTGGGCAAGACGTCGTGGGCGACGGTGAGCGCGGAGCTCAAGAAGCAGATCGGGACGGCGGTGTCGGAGGAGGGCAGCTCGGCGGGGGTCCTGGGGCAGCTCCAGCGGACGGCGATGCGGGAGGACGCGACGGGGTGA
- the nagA gene encoding N-acetylglucosamine-6-phosphate deacetylase: MAPSKVLVGARTVLPTGIVDDGRVVVEGARITAATGDGTRSPHSPAEPGTDTVDLSGHWLVPGFVDLHNHGGGGASFTSGSVEDVLTGIRTHREHGTTTLVASTVTEETDQLVQRAGLLSELAEQGDLAGIHFEGPFISPCRKGAHSAALLRDPDPAEVRKLVDAARGQARMVTLATELPGGLDSVRLLVEQGVIAAVGHTDATYEQTVAAIDAGATVATHLFNAMPTLGHRAPGPVTALLEDERVTVELINDGTHLHPAALKLAFRHAGAARVAFITDAMDAAGFGDGRYLLGPLEVEVSDGVARLVEGGSIAGSTLTLDRAFQRAVTVDGLPVEDVVAALSANPARLLGKADEVGSLTPGTYADLVVLDEEFALKGVMRRGEWVIDPQLG; encoded by the coding sequence ATGGCCCCAAGCAAGGTTCTCGTCGGTGCCCGGACGGTGCTCCCCACCGGGATCGTGGACGACGGCCGCGTGGTCGTCGAAGGCGCCCGCATCACAGCCGCCACCGGCGACGGAACCCGTTCCCCGCACTCCCCCGCCGAGCCCGGCACAGACACCGTCGACCTCTCCGGTCACTGGCTGGTCCCCGGCTTCGTCGACCTGCACAACCACGGCGGCGGCGGAGCCTCCTTCACCTCCGGCTCCGTCGAGGACGTACTGACCGGCATCCGCACCCACCGGGAGCACGGCACCACCACCCTCGTCGCCTCTACCGTCACCGAGGAGACGGACCAGCTCGTCCAGCGCGCCGGGCTGCTGTCCGAACTGGCCGAGCAGGGCGACCTGGCCGGCATCCACTTCGAGGGCCCCTTCATCTCCCCCTGCCGCAAGGGCGCGCACTCCGCCGCCCTGCTGCGCGACCCCGACCCGGCCGAGGTGCGCAAACTGGTCGACGCGGCCCGCGGGCAGGCCCGCATGGTCACCCTCGCCACCGAACTCCCCGGCGGCCTGGACTCCGTGCGGCTGCTCGTCGAGCAGGGCGTGATCGCCGCGGTCGGCCACACGGACGCCACCTACGAGCAGACCGTCGCCGCCATCGACGCGGGCGCGACCGTGGCCACCCACCTCTTCAACGCGATGCCCACCCTCGGCCACCGCGCCCCCGGACCGGTCACCGCGCTGCTGGAGGACGAGCGGGTCACCGTCGAGCTCATCAACGACGGCACCCATCTGCACCCTGCCGCCCTGAAGCTGGCGTTCCGGCACGCGGGCGCCGCCCGGGTCGCGTTCATCACCGACGCCATGGACGCGGCCGGCTTCGGCGACGGCCGCTATCTGCTCGGCCCGCTGGAAGTCGAGGTCAGCGACGGCGTGGCCCGACTGGTGGAGGGCGGCTCGATCGCGGGGTCCACCCTCACCCTGGACCGGGCGTTCCAGCGGGCGGTCACGGTCGACGGGCTCCCGGTCGAGGACGTCGTCGCCGCCCTCTCGGCCAACCCCGCACGGCTGCTGGGCAAGGCCGACGAGGTGGGCTCACTGACCCCTGGCACCTATGCCGACCTGGTCGTTCTCGACGAGGAGTTCGCACTGAAGGGCGTGATGCGTCGGGGCGAGTGGGTGATCGATCCCCAACTGGGCTGA
- a CDS encoding DUF3263 domain-containing protein yields the protein MRELQARERAVLAMERRGFAGPGAKEREIRERLGLAPVRYYQLLNALLDDPRALAHDPVTVNRLRRVREARRAER from the coding sequence GTGCGGGAACTCCAGGCCCGTGAGCGGGCCGTGCTGGCCATGGAGCGGCGCGGCTTCGCCGGTCCCGGCGCGAAGGAGCGCGAGATACGGGAGCGGCTCGGGCTCGCGCCCGTCCGCTACTACCAGCTGCTCAACGCCCTGCTCGACGATCCCCGTGCCCTCGCCCACGACCCGGTGACCGTCAACCGGCTCCGCCGCGTGCGCGAGGCCCGCCGCGCGGAACGGTAG
- the cdgB gene encoding diguanylate cyclase CdgB — METDSEPYVRLATLRKLHEVMADIHTARSLADTLQTVADGVVNGLGYELAAVNLVRPDGHLVVAALAGDATVEAMMAGRVGSRSAWNRRLNMGEAWGDLRFISHTEGWVLDGDDVPQWRADGPEPRFEDEWHPADRLFAPLYGPGGSDSSGELIGVISVDRPRNGRRPGAWGREALQMYAFQAATAISNARLRANMQRALVRLERDQQALRASEESFRQAFEYAPSGMAIAEMGGDQHGRILRCNDALCRLLGRPAASMRRYSFSDLVHPEDISTLLRTSAEGGRAELRLGRRDGTYVWVSLRNSVVADAADGPRFLLTHVEDIEERKRRELQLAHRASHDALTGLPNSAELRSRLSARLCQRPYAAAADAAESVDAAHGQYGESAGFGEHAAFGVFGEAGLTDTPPGGHPAVYDTGGHGFGSHSARGPYDGFDHHVHTVAPADGTDDGTKGLAVLFCDLDGFKSINDRFGHNAGDAVLVEVAGRLTRGVRDGDTVARLGGDEFVVLADGLGRADAQDLAVRLRNEIIQPIRVDGRVMRVGASFGIGWAHCGMTADEVLKSADERMYVEKRSRPKQHRRAG, encoded by the coding sequence ATGGAGACCGACTCGGAGCCGTACGTCCGTCTTGCGACTCTGCGGAAGCTCCACGAGGTCATGGCGGACATCCACACCGCCCGCAGCCTGGCGGACACGCTGCAGACGGTCGCCGACGGCGTGGTCAACGGCCTCGGGTACGAGCTGGCCGCCGTCAACCTCGTGCGCCCCGACGGCCACCTCGTCGTCGCGGCCCTCGCCGGGGACGCCACCGTCGAGGCGATGATGGCGGGCCGGGTCGGCTCGCGCTCGGCCTGGAACCGCCGGCTGAACATGGGCGAGGCCTGGGGCGACCTGCGTTTCATATCCCACACCGAGGGCTGGGTCCTCGACGGGGACGACGTGCCGCAGTGGCGCGCCGACGGCCCCGAGCCACGCTTCGAGGACGAGTGGCACCCCGCCGACCGCCTGTTCGCCCCTCTGTACGGGCCGGGCGGGAGCGACTCCTCGGGTGAGCTGATCGGCGTGATCTCCGTGGACCGGCCGCGCAACGGCCGCCGGCCCGGCGCCTGGGGCCGCGAGGCGCTCCAGATGTACGCCTTCCAGGCGGCCACCGCGATCAGCAACGCCCGGCTGCGCGCCAACATGCAGCGCGCGCTGGTGCGGCTGGAACGGGACCAGCAGGCGCTGCGCGCCAGCGAGGAGTCCTTCCGGCAGGCGTTCGAGTACGCCCCCTCCGGCATGGCCATCGCCGAGATGGGCGGCGACCAGCACGGCCGCATCCTGCGCTGCAACGACGCGCTGTGCCGGCTGCTCGGTCGGCCCGCCGCCTCCATGCGCCGCTACTCCTTCTCCGACCTGGTCCACCCCGAGGACATCAGCACCCTCCTGCGTACCTCCGCCGAGGGCGGCCGCGCCGAGCTGCGCCTGGGCCGCCGGGACGGCACGTACGTCTGGGTGTCGCTGCGCAACTCCGTCGTCGCGGACGCCGCCGACGGGCCCCGCTTCCTGCTCACGCACGTGGAGGACATAGAGGAGCGCAAGCGGCGCGAGCTCCAGCTCGCCCACCGGGCCTCCCACGACGCGCTCACCGGACTGCCCAACTCCGCCGAACTGCGTTCCCGGCTCTCCGCCCGGCTCTGTCAGCGCCCGTACGCGGCGGCCGCCGACGCGGCCGAGTCGGTGGACGCGGCGCACGGGCAGTACGGCGAGTCCGCCGGGTTCGGCGAGCACGCGGCGTTCGGCGTCTTCGGGGAGGCGGGCCTCACGGACACGCCCCCGGGCGGCCACCCCGCGGTGTACGACACCGGCGGGCACGGCTTCGGCAGCCATTCGGCCCGGGGGCCGTACGACGGCTTCGACCATCATGTGCACACCGTCGCCCCGGCCGACGGGACGGACGACGGCACCAAGGGGCTCGCGGTCCTCTTCTGCGACCTCGACGGCTTCAAGTCGATCAACGACCGGTTCGGGCACAACGCCGGTGACGCCGTCCTCGTCGAGGTGGCGGGCCGGCTGACCCGGGGCGTGCGCGACGGCGACACCGTCGCCCGGCTCGGCGGCGACGAGTTCGTGGTGCTGGCCGACGGTCTCGGCCGCGCCGACGCCCAGGACCTCGCCGTACGGCTGCGCAACGAGATCATCCAGCCGATCCGGGTCGACGGCCGGGTGATGCGGGTGGGCGCCAGTTTCGGCATCGGCTGGGCGCACTGCGGCATGACGGCGGACGAGGTGTTGAAATCCGCTGACGAACGGATGTACGTCGAGAAACGATCCCGTCCCAAACAGCACAGGCGGGCCGGATAG
- a CDS encoding CBM35 domain-containing protein — protein MTPGNNGASTPEDDDPFGYLYEDGQANGAQPPSGGYGYPNSVNRVRAVGQRQYGGGQQTGQYGSAGAPGQTAAYGQVPQQQAYGTYGPPGQPNPHYAAPETVPGGTPPGRRGQAGGNGGGRGRGPNTKGLLIGAIAVVAAVVIGIGIAMLGGDDDKKDGAGGDTTPSARQSPLPSNSGADDSGDSGKLPTTDAKTLKLDGGTTTASDVKGAKADGGAYVTGFNNPGASVTWTVNGIAKTGKYTLYVGYGVPGKDANATLTLNGEAQSRPINMSNFAKAPAGDYEKGWTSTWANIQLNKGTNTIKISCEQGNSCDANLDQLWLLDGWK, from the coding sequence ATGACGCCCGGCAACAACGGCGCGAGCACGCCCGAGGACGACGACCCGTTCGGCTACCTCTACGAAGACGGCCAGGCCAATGGAGCCCAGCCGCCGAGCGGTGGTTACGGCTACCCGAACTCGGTCAACAGGGTGCGGGCGGTCGGTCAGCGGCAGTACGGCGGCGGACAGCAGACTGGTCAGTACGGGTCGGCGGGGGCGCCGGGGCAGACCGCGGCCTACGGCCAGGTCCCGCAGCAGCAGGCGTACGGCACCTACGGGCCTCCCGGGCAGCCGAACCCGCACTACGCGGCCCCCGAGACCGTCCCCGGCGGGACGCCGCCCGGCCGGCGGGGCCAGGCGGGCGGCAACGGCGGCGGGCGCGGCCGGGGCCCGAACACCAAGGGCCTGCTGATCGGCGCGATAGCGGTGGTCGCCGCCGTGGTGATCGGCATCGGCATCGCGATGCTCGGCGGTGACGACGACAAGAAGGACGGCGCGGGCGGGGACACCACCCCGTCGGCGCGCCAGAGCCCCTTGCCCAGCAACTCGGGCGCGGACGACTCCGGCGACTCCGGGAAACTGCCCACCACGGACGCCAAGACGCTGAAGCTGGACGGCGGCACCACCACGGCGTCCGACGTCAAGGGGGCGAAGGCGGACGGCGGGGCCTACGTCACCGGCTTCAACAACCCGGGCGCGTCCGTGACCTGGACGGTGAACGGCATCGCCAAGACCGGCAAGTACACGCTGTACGTCGGTTACGGCGTGCCCGGCAAGGACGCCAACGCCACCCTCACGCTCAACGGCGAGGCGCAGTCCCGGCCGATCAACATGTCGAACTTCGCGAAGGCGCCCGCGGGCGACTACGAGAAGGGCTGGACGTCGACCTGGGCGAACATCCAGCTCAACAAGGGCACGAACACCATCAAGATCTCCTGCGAGCAGGGCAATTCCTGCGACGCCAATCTGGACCAGCTCTGGCTGCTGGACGGCTGGAAGTAG
- the otsB gene encoding trehalose-phosphatase: MGSHTDSTDPGDAPHRTGDAVPTPTTAAGREGLEALLTRPERAVLAFDFDGTLAPIVADPEQARPHPDAVPALAALAPKVASVAVVTGRPAGVAVAHGGFAGVAGLEHLVVLGHYGAERWDAVTGTVSAPAPPPGVAAVRAELPGVLDAVGAWQGTWVEEKGGRAVAVHTRRAADPQAAFEALRVPLADLAARHGLIVEPGRMVLELRPPGTDKGAALSEYVREVDAGAVLYAGDDLGDLPAFAAVEALRSAGVPGLLVCSGSEEVAELANRADVVVDGPAGVVRLLRALTARLT; the protein is encoded by the coding sequence ATGGGCAGCCACACGGACTCCACGGACCCCGGGGACGCGCCGCACCGCACGGGTGACGCCGTTCCGACCCCCACGACCGCGGCCGGACGCGAGGGGCTGGAGGCGCTCCTCACCCGTCCCGAGCGGGCCGTTCTCGCCTTCGACTTCGACGGGACGCTCGCCCCGATCGTCGCCGACCCCGAACAGGCCAGGCCCCACCCCGACGCGGTGCCGGCCCTCGCGGCACTCGCGCCGAAGGTGGCCTCGGTGGCCGTCGTCACCGGGCGCCCGGCGGGGGTCGCCGTGGCCCACGGGGGGTTCGCCGGGGTCGCCGGGCTCGAACACCTGGTGGTGCTCGGGCACTACGGCGCCGAGCGGTGGGACGCGGTGACCGGGACGGTCAGCGCGCCCGCTCCGCCGCCCGGGGTCGCCGCCGTACGGGCCGAGCTGCCGGGGGTGCTCGACGCGGTCGGCGCGTGGCAGGGGACCTGGGTGGAGGAGAAGGGCGGCCGCGCGGTCGCGGTCCACACCCGCCGGGCGGCCGACCCGCAGGCCGCGTTCGAGGCGCTGCGCGTGCCGCTGGCCGACCTCGCGGCACGGCACGGACTGATCGTCGAACCGGGGCGCATGGTGCTGGAGCTGCGGCCGCCGGGGACGGACAAGGGGGCCGCGCTGTCGGAGTACGTGCGGGAGGTGGACGCCGGGGCGGTGCTGTACGCCGGTGACGACCTGGGCGACCTGCCGGCGTTCGCGGCGGTGGAGGCTCTGCGGTCGGCAGGGGTGCCGGGGCTGCTGGTGTGCAGCGGCAGCGAGGAGGTGGCGGAGCTGGCGAACCGGGCGGACGTGGTGGTCGACGGACCGGCGGGCGTCGTCCGGTTGCTGCGCGCGCTGACCGCACGGCTCACCTGA
- a CDS encoding 1-phosphofructokinase family hexose kinase codes for MILTVTLNTALDITYRVPALRPHASHRVSEVTERPGGKGLNVARVLAALGHRATVTGFAGGRTGDALRESLAGCSDVVDALIPVAGATRRTIAVVDAATGDTTQLNEPGPLIAPAEWSAFQRTYEELLGSAAAVALCGSLPPGVPVGAYAGLVRTARAHRVPVLLDTSGEPLRRGVAARPDLVKPNAEELAELTGSHEPGQATRDARRRGAHTVVASLGAKGLLAVSAEGRWRAVPPSGLRGNPTGAGDSAVAGLLSALVERLPWPERLARATALSAATVLSPAAGEFDREVYEDLLTRVTVTPEATTAA; via the coding sequence GTGATCCTCACGGTCACACTGAACACCGCTCTCGACATCACCTACCGCGTCCCCGCGCTGCGCCCGCACGCGTCGCACCGCGTGAGCGAGGTGACCGAAAGGCCCGGCGGCAAGGGGCTCAACGTGGCCCGGGTGCTCGCCGCGCTCGGCCACCGGGCGACCGTGACCGGCTTCGCGGGCGGCCGCACCGGCGACGCCCTGCGCGAGTCGCTCGCCGGCTGCTCCGACGTGGTGGACGCGCTGATACCGGTGGCCGGAGCGACCCGGCGGACCATAGCCGTGGTGGACGCCGCCACCGGCGACACCACCCAGCTCAACGAGCCGGGGCCGCTCATCGCCCCCGCCGAGTGGTCCGCCTTCCAGCGGACGTACGAGGAACTGCTGGGCTCGGCCGCCGCGGTCGCCCTCTGCGGGAGCCTGCCGCCGGGCGTCCCGGTGGGGGCGTACGCGGGACTGGTCCGCACCGCGCGGGCACACCGGGTGCCGGTGCTCCTCGACACCAGCGGCGAACCGCTGCGCCGCGGGGTGGCGGCCCGCCCCGACCTCGTCAAACCGAACGCGGAGGAGCTGGCGGAACTCACCGGCTCGCACGAGCCCGGACAGGCCACCCGGGACGCCCGGCGCCGGGGCGCGCACACGGTGGTCGCCTCGCTGGGCGCGAAGGGGCTGCTCGCGGTGAGCGCCGAGGGGCGCTGGCGGGCGGTGCCGCCGAGCGGGCTGCGCGGCAATCCGACGGGCGCGGGCGACTCCGCGGTGGCGGGCCTGCTGTCGGCCCTGGTGGAACGCCTGCCCTGGCCGGAAAGACTGGCACGTGCCACCGCCCTGTCGGCGGCGACGGTCCTGTCGCCGGCGGCGGGCGAGTTCGACCGGGAGGTCTACGAGGACCTGCTCACCCGGGTCACGGTGACCCCGGAGGCGACGACGGCCGCGTGA